A genomic region of Nostoc sp. UHCC 0702 contains the following coding sequences:
- a CDS encoding tRNA (cytidine(34)-2'-O)-methyltransferase, giving the protein MPQVVLVNPQIPPNTGNIARTCAATATELHLVGPLGFEISDRYLKRAGLDYWPYVKLHYHESLEAFKTIHQARGGRWLGFTVKGSFNYVHFQFQADDWLLFGSETTGLPPEILSICDATLCIPMAQPGVRSLNLSVSVAVGLFEARRQLGYLL; this is encoded by the coding sequence ATGCCGCAGGTCGTTTTAGTAAATCCACAAATTCCCCCCAACACAGGCAATATTGCGCGTACATGCGCTGCTACAGCCACAGAATTACATTTGGTCGGGCCCTTGGGGTTTGAAATTAGCGATCGCTACCTCAAAAGGGCTGGCTTAGATTACTGGCCTTACGTCAAGCTGCACTATCACGAATCCCTAGAAGCCTTTAAAACCATACATCAAGCGCGTGGAGGCAGATGGCTTGGCTTTACTGTTAAGGGCAGTTTTAATTACGTCCATTTTCAGTTTCAAGCTGATGACTGGTTACTTTTTGGCAGTGAAACCACTGGCTTACCACCAGAAATTTTGTCAATTTGTGATGCTACGCTTTGTATTCCTATGGCACAACCTGGGGTTCGGAGTTTGAATCTTTCTGTAAGTGTAGCCGTCGGTTTGTTTGAAGCCCGTCGTCAGTTAGGCTATCTACTGTAA
- a CDS encoding mechanosensitive ion channel family protein, giving the protein MIDWILPLALIISGLLFGVIGEKFIFQRLKLFAAKKNIPGSEIIFQSLQRMPFIWFVLAGFLGAIISAPLKPDVMILLQKIITIAFLYSVTLVLARLTAGFVILYTHRTEGVTASLISNVAKTAVLVLGSLILLQTVGIQITPIITTLGIGGIAVGLALQDTLANLFSGFYLIISKQVKTGDYVKLDSGHEGYITDITWRNTTIKEFSNNVIIVPNSKLASAIFTNYHLPVKEITLTMNVGVSYDSDLEEVERITVEVAKEVMQEIAPDLVANEPYIRFHTFGDFSIDFTLYMRVSEYFDQRIGKHLFVKKLHKRYQKAGISIPFPIRDVYVQNHNE; this is encoded by the coding sequence ATGATTGACTGGATTTTACCTCTGGCATTGATTATATCTGGCTTGCTGTTCGGTGTAATTGGTGAAAAATTTATTTTCCAAAGATTGAAATTATTTGCTGCCAAGAAAAACATTCCCGGAAGCGAAATCATCTTTCAATCTCTGCAACGTATGCCATTTATCTGGTTTGTACTTGCAGGGTTCTTAGGTGCAATTATTAGCGCACCTCTCAAACCAGATGTAATGATTTTATTGCAAAAAATCATTACAATTGCTTTTTTGTATTCAGTTACTTTAGTTTTGGCAAGACTAACTGCTGGTTTTGTAATTTTATACACTCACAGAACAGAGGGGGTTACAGCATCACTAATTTCTAATGTTGCTAAAACTGCTGTTTTAGTTTTGGGATCTTTAATTTTGTTGCAAACGGTGGGTATTCAAATTACACCGATAATCACAACTTTAGGAATTGGTGGTATAGCAGTAGGTTTGGCACTGCAAGACACGTTAGCAAATCTATTTTCTGGTTTTTACCTAATTATTTCTAAACAGGTAAAAACTGGAGATTATGTCAAATTAGATAGTGGACATGAGGGATATATTACAGATATTACTTGGCGCAATACAACTATTAAGGAATTTTCTAATAATGTAATTATTGTACCTAACTCCAAACTAGCTTCGGCAATTTTTACTAATTATCATTTACCTGTAAAGGAAATAACTTTAACAATGAATGTGGGTGTAAGTTATGATAGTGATTTGGAAGAAGTTGAACGAATAACTGTAGAAGTTGCCAAAGAAGTTATGCAAGAAATTGCACCTGATTTAGTAGCAAATGAACCTTATATCAGGTTTCATACTTTTGGCGATTTTAGTATAGATTTTACACTTTATATGCGGGTAAGCGAATACTTTGACCAGCGTATTGGCAAACATTTATTTGTTAAAAAATTGCATAAGCGCTATCAAAAAGCAGGAATTTCAATTCCTTTTCCTATTCGAGATGTGTATGTGCAAAATCATAATGAGTAA
- a CDS encoding peptidoglycan DD-metalloendopeptidase family protein yields MKRALKKRVKAVLKNTPSNDDAPLEPHIVNPTVKRRARTRAAMIGLAISMGATSLLVTRQSDQAQAAAPVGSQKAASAIPAAPDTEVKFAPTKLKTQTVSSASVPENPVIVEPTAISQLPGLEAKLQVAASGMPIKVPTSETFSKTAVDKNSVNQQPQLLQGLQTAKHPEQTVKKLSSADSVADEKTAFLKAEPQKVAQQSTVANSEVDAKLKAQQEFALNSLQEKSNRLRKSLAKLRSGESKNLSKSATELAQTTTTEDKLPPISASSTVIEQAPVANEANKATAQVTSEPVQQLATTPAPAKPKIAASSGTTAYEVKPGDTLAAIASRYNTSVAELVKANNLTDPNQLKISQRLIIPAAQAKPKALPQTIAVVNPTGMQSSTDQVVATFPVNTPSVSQNLSVTSQLPVLADNSSITVPTPQAADKQIETNTALSDEKSPDVYTPNQVPANVNTNGVGGDTPVPRAIAQMQQAKKPGQKVAMDKDERLRSLQAEIQRLQQKYRAQQSGNVVVPVANDTESNSAAVPIPVATPNDLAVSRPVSGSKDFAVSIPVPSPLTPSYSNQPKTELRAIRPIDEPVNPEFLPNQGQLRQTPRNTSGTKIATPPIGVNASDSLGRMRGTTVTPRVSLPPLAAVDQYLPKPIDETIPPPSTSSVAYVWPAKGVLTSGYGWRWGRMHKGIDVANATGTPVYASADGVIETAGWNKGGYGNLVDIRHPDGSMTRYGHNSKILVKPGQEVHQGETIALMGSTGFSTGPHSHFEIHPTGKGAVNPIAMLPRL; encoded by the coding sequence TTGAAACGAGCATTGAAAAAAAGAGTGAAGGCTGTGCTGAAAAATACCCCCAGCAACGATGATGCCCCGCTAGAGCCACATATAGTTAATCCAACGGTTAAACGTCGGGCGCGGACAAGAGCTGCCATGATTGGCTTGGCAATTTCAATGGGAGCAACCAGCCTTTTAGTGACTCGGCAAAGCGATCAAGCCCAAGCAGCAGCGCCCGTAGGCAGCCAAAAGGCAGCCTCAGCTATTCCAGCTGCTCCTGACACTGAAGTGAAATTTGCTCCCACAAAGCTGAAGACTCAAACAGTCTCGTCAGCAAGTGTGCCAGAAAACCCTGTCATAGTGGAACCGACAGCAATTTCACAGTTGCCTGGGCTTGAAGCGAAATTGCAAGTTGCGGCAAGTGGAATGCCTATAAAAGTTCCAACATCAGAAACTTTTTCTAAAACAGCAGTTGATAAAAATTCCGTCAACCAGCAACCCCAATTGTTACAGGGATTGCAAACAGCTAAGCATCCAGAACAGACAGTAAAAAAACTGTCTAGTGCTGATAGTGTTGCTGACGAGAAAACTGCATTTTTGAAAGCCGAACCACAAAAGGTGGCACAACAAAGCACAGTCGCCAATAGTGAAGTTGATGCTAAATTAAAGGCGCAGCAAGAGTTTGCCCTGAATAGCTTACAAGAAAAATCGAACCGTTTAAGAAAAAGTCTGGCAAAGTTGCGGTCTGGGGAGTCGAAAAATTTATCAAAATCTGCTACTGAGTTGGCACAGACAACGACAACAGAAGATAAATTACCACCAATCAGCGCGAGTAGCACGGTAATAGAACAAGCGCCAGTTGCCAATGAAGCTAACAAAGCAACGGCACAAGTAACAAGTGAGCCGGTACAGCAACTAGCAACAACACCTGCACCAGCCAAACCAAAAATTGCCGCTTCATCGGGGACAACAGCCTACGAAGTCAAACCTGGAGATACACTAGCAGCGATCGCTAGCAGATACAATACTTCAGTTGCAGAACTAGTTAAGGCAAATAACCTCACCGATCCCAATCAACTGAAAATTAGTCAAAGACTAATTATTCCTGCTGCTCAGGCTAAACCCAAAGCTCTACCACAGACAATAGCAGTGGTTAACCCCACTGGGATGCAGTCCAGCACTGATCAGGTGGTAGCCACTTTCCCTGTAAACACTCCTAGTGTGAGCCAGAATCTATCGGTGACTTCACAGTTACCAGTTTTGGCCGACAACAGCAGTATTACTGTCCCCACACCACAAGCTGCGGACAAGCAGATAGAAACAAATACTGCCTTGTCTGACGAAAAGTCACCTGATGTCTATACGCCAAATCAAGTCCCTGCCAACGTCAATACTAACGGCGTAGGTGGTGACACACCAGTACCAAGAGCCATTGCCCAAATGCAGCAGGCTAAAAAACCTGGGCAAAAAGTTGCAATGGACAAAGATGAACGTCTCCGCAGCTTACAAGCAGAAATCCAGAGATTACAGCAGAAATATCGCGCCCAGCAGTCCGGGAATGTAGTTGTGCCCGTAGCTAACGATACTGAAAGCAATAGTGCTGCCGTGCCGATTCCCGTTGCTACTCCCAATGATTTGGCGGTATCTAGACCCGTTTCGGGAAGTAAGGATTTTGCGGTGTCAATTCCCGTTCCTAGCCCGTTAACGCCTAGCTATAGCAATCAACCCAAGACTGAATTGCGTGCTATTCGCCCCATCGACGAGCCAGTAAATCCAGAGTTCTTGCCTAATCAAGGTCAGTTACGGCAGACTCCTCGCAACACATCCGGCACTAAAATCGCAACACCTCCTATTGGTGTCAATGCCTCTGATTCATTAGGCAGGATGCGGGGAACCACCGTTACTCCAAGAGTCTCGCTACCGCCTTTGGCAGCAGTAGATCAATATCTGCCTAAACCGATTGACGAGACTATACCGCCTCCTTCAACATCTTCTGTTGCTTACGTTTGGCCTGCCAAGGGTGTACTGACCTCCGGCTATGGTTGGCGCTGGGGAAGAATGCACAAAGGAATTGACGTGGCTAATGCTACTGGTACACCAGTTTATGCATCAGCTGACGGGGTAATAGAAACAGCTGGCTGGAATAAAGGCGGCTATGGCAACCTTGTAGATATCCGCCATCCTGATGGCAGTATGACTCGCTATGGTCATAACAGCAAGATTCTGGTAAAACCAGGTCAGGAGGTACATCAAGGAGAAACAATTGCTTTAATGGGTAGCACTGGTTTCAGTACTGGGCCACACAGCCACTTTGAAATCCATCCAACAGGTAAGGGAGCAGTTAACCCAATAGCTATGCTACCCCGCTTATAA
- a CDS encoding histone deacetylase has product MELPIIYHPDYVAPLPEGHRFPMSKFRKLYELLLADGVAQTEQFHTPNRPQRELIETVHTPDYVTAYCEGTLEPKAQRRIGLPWSPALVNRTCVAVGGTILTAKLALSQGLACNTAGGTHHAFPSYGSGFCIFNDLAIASRVLQKLGLVQKILIVDLDVHQGDGTAFIFQGDETVFTFSMHCEVNFPGNKQKSDLDVPLSVGMEDDAYLQTLARFLPDLLLDVKPDLVFYDAGVDPHIGDRLGKLALTDTGIFRREMQVLSTCVSGGYPVACVIGGGYADDIKSLVWRHSLLHRAASEVYRQLRL; this is encoded by the coding sequence ATGGAATTGCCAATTATTTATCATCCAGATTACGTTGCACCGCTACCTGAAGGTCATCGCTTCCCGATGTCCAAGTTCCGAAAACTCTATGAATTACTTTTAGCTGACGGCGTGGCGCAAACAGAACAATTTCACACCCCCAACCGTCCGCAAAGAGAGTTAATCGAGACAGTTCACACCCCAGACTACGTTACAGCCTACTGTGAAGGTACGCTAGAACCCAAAGCACAACGGCGCATAGGTTTGCCTTGGAGTCCAGCACTGGTGAATCGTACCTGTGTAGCGGTTGGTGGTACAATACTGACTGCTAAGTTGGCACTAAGTCAGGGTTTAGCTTGCAATACTGCTGGTGGCACTCATCATGCCTTTCCCAGTTATGGGTCTGGTTTTTGTATTTTCAATGATTTGGCGATCGCCTCTCGCGTTCTGCAAAAACTTGGACTTGTTCAAAAAATCCTAATTGTAGATTTAGATGTCCATCAAGGCGATGGCACTGCCTTTATTTTTCAAGGCGACGAGACAGTTTTTACCTTCTCGATGCACTGTGAAGTCAACTTTCCCGGTAATAAGCAAAAAAGCGATCTGGATGTTCCCCTATCAGTAGGAATGGAAGATGATGCCTACTTACAAACTTTGGCGCGTTTTCTACCAGATTTATTATTAGATGTCAAGCCTGATTTAGTATTTTATGATGCAGGTGTTGATCCTCATATAGGCGATCGCTTAGGCAAATTAGCCTTGACCGATACTGGCATTTTTCGCCGAGAAATGCAGGTTTTGAGTACCTGTGTCAGTGGTGGTTATCCCGTCGCCTGCGTCATTGGTGGCGGCTATGCCGACGATATAAAATCTCTTGTCTGGCGTCACTCTCTATTGCATCGCGCCGCTAGTGAAGTTTATCGGCAATTGCGACTCTAG
- the gshA gene encoding glutamate--cysteine ligase — protein sequence MVLSKGFEIEMYTGTPQGAIVGLSDKIVGVLDGFMREPDSRNVEYITNPSSSYEKLLCALLRPRRDLRNYLQSLGDYTLIPGSTLSLSGGDRFFRSDPTNPYHDYIEKTYGTKVVTASVHINIGISDPEVLMRACRLIRVEAPLFLALGASSPFLNGKTTGYHSTRWGIFPQTPSHVPLFESHAHHIEWVENQLAAGTMQNVRHLWASVRPNGDRRPYDLNRLELRICDLVTDPIALLAITALLEARLLQLIDNPHLDPLTQSTFSPEELVALTASNEAAAAVASLDAQLHHWQDGRIILARDWIAEMYTEVWPIAKQQGFSCFLSPLQKILREGNEAQQWLQLHAVGFDTQRVITQAIIATLDREIELEDKLCSSLAA from the coding sequence GTGGTCTTATCAAAAGGCTTTGAGATTGAGATGTATACCGGCACGCCTCAAGGTGCAATCGTCGGTCTCTCTGACAAAATTGTCGGGGTTTTGGATGGATTTATGCGCGAGCCAGATAGCCGCAATGTAGAATACATAACCAACCCATCCAGTAGTTATGAAAAGCTTTTGTGCGCGTTGCTGCGTCCCCGGCGAGATTTGCGAAACTACCTCCAAAGCTTGGGGGACTATACCCTAATTCCAGGCAGTACTCTGTCTTTGAGCGGGGGCGATCGCTTTTTTCGTTCCGATCCCACTAATCCATATCACGACTACATTGAAAAAACCTACGGCACAAAAGTAGTTACAGCCAGCGTTCACATCAACATTGGCATCAGCGACCCGGAAGTACTAATGCGGGCTTGTCGCCTAATCCGGGTAGAAGCACCTTTGTTTCTTGCCCTGGGCGCCTCGTCTCCCTTCCTAAATGGTAAAACCACTGGCTATCACTCGACTCGGTGGGGAATCTTTCCACAAACACCAAGCCATGTGCCGTTATTTGAAAGTCACGCCCATCATATCGAATGGGTAGAAAATCAATTGGCTGCTGGCACAATGCAAAATGTCCGGCATTTGTGGGCATCTGTGCGACCAAATGGCGATCGCCGTCCCTATGACCTCAATCGTTTAGAACTGCGAATTTGTGATTTAGTTACAGACCCCATTGCTTTACTAGCAATTACTGCATTGCTTGAAGCAAGGTTATTGCAGCTAATAGATAACCCACACCTCGACCCATTAACTCAAAGCACTTTTTCTCCTGAAGAACTGGTCGCCCTCACCGCTAGCAATGAAGCAGCGGCTGCTGTTGCTAGTCTCGATGCTCAATTGCACCATTGGCAAGACGGCAGAATCATTCTAGCCAGAGATTGGATTGCCGAAATGTACACTGAAGTTTGGCCCATCGCCAAACAACAAGGCTTTAGCTGTTTCCTTTCCCCTCTACAGAAAATCCTCCGCGAAGGTAATGAAGCCCAGCAATGGTTACAACTGCACGCAGTCGGTTTTGACACTCAGCGCGTCATCACCCAAGCTATCATTGCCACCCTAGACCGCGAAATAGAATTAGAAGATAAATTGTGTTCGTCTCTAGCTGCTTAA